Proteins encoded within one genomic window of Macrobrachium nipponense isolate FS-2020 chromosome 8, ASM1510439v2, whole genome shotgun sequence:
- the LOC135223106 gene encoding uncharacterized protein LOC135223106 gives MREKGVPEKYVKIVNMYREATTQVKSLVGTTQKFEMKVGLQQGSALSPYIFDMVVAGVKDQVPWSVLFVDDIVVVTTSEEEADRKLELWRSALEDRGLKISRAKTEYMWMNGGDQGGSINIEQEEVKRATSFMYYLGPLLMIVEGWRRK, from the coding sequence atgagggaaaaaggtgtccCAGAAAAATATGTGAAgattgtaaatatgtatagagAAGCAACAACACAGGTAAAAAGCTTAGTGGGAACAACACAGAAGTTTGAGATGAAAGTTGGACTCCAACAAGGGTCTGCCTTGAGTCCCTATATTTTTGATATGGTAGTGGCTGGTGTGAAAGATCAGGTGCCTTGGAGTGTACTCTTTGTAGATGACATAGTGGTAGTAACCACCAGTGAGGAAGAAGCAGACAGGAAATTGGAGTTGTGGAGGAGTGCATTGGAGGACAGAGGCCTAAAGATAAGCAgagcaaaaactgaatatatgtgGATGAATGGAGGAGATCAAGGGGGAAGCATCAACATAGAGCAGGAAGAAGTAAAAAGAGCTACATCCTTTATGTACTACCTTGGGCCATTGTTAATGATTGTAgagggatggaggaggaagtGA